Genomic window (Anaerolineales bacterium):
TTCAAGCTGGTCATGATCACACCCAGGTTCTGCGCTTCGATGCCGCGGCGCTGTTCGGCGTTGAGATCGCCCAGCAGCCCGGATTTGTCGAACACGCTGCGGATGCCGTACTGCACTTCGCCCCAGATGGTCACCTCGGCCACCACCTGGTTCATGATGCCGGAGACGATGCTGGCGCTTTCCGGTTCCGCCGGATCGACGATGACTTCGATCTCGGTGGGCTCGTAGGCGTCGATGCTCGCCGAAAAGTCCGCCGGGATGACGATCGCCGCGGCGGCTTCACCCTGGCGCACGGATTCTTCAGCGTCTTCCACAGTCGCAGGACTCGCGATGGCAAGTTCATCGATGTTCTCGATGGCGTTGACCACCTCACGCCCAAAATCCCCTGGGTCTTCGTTGACCAATTGCACGTTCAGCAGGATGGCCGCCGCAGCTTCCTCCGAATTGGCGACGG
Coding sequences:
- a CDS encoding ABC transporter permease — translated: MNMLNNILAVAWKELQLIARDRGALAIFFLLPLLLSTIQGGANAVANSEEAAAAILLNVQLVNEDPGDFGREVVNAIENIDELAIASPATVEDAEESVRQGEAAAAIVIPADFSASIDAYEPTEIEVIVDPAEPESASIVSGIMNQVVAEVTIWGEVQYGIRSVFDKSGLLGDLNAEQRRGIEAQNLGVIMTSL